The nucleotide window GGGTGAAGTGGGGAATGAGGCAGCGGTAGTAGCTGGTAAGTCCCCGGAAACTTCTGATGTCTTTTACCgtgcgcggggtaggccagtccttgacaacttccacctattcaggattgggctggactccctcagtGCTGACAACAAGACCGAGGTAGTATACCTggggtttgagcaagtgacactttgatggtttgatcttaAGTCCATGCtggatcaggacttggaagacgtctgacagatgactgaggtgttccaggtaggacttggaatacacgataacatcgtccaggtacaataggacactttgaaaatttagATGACCCAGGCtcctttccatcagatgctgacccctcccccgctcctatccctattaactattctaacccctcccccgctcctatccctattaactattttaAACCCCTTCcttcgctccacccccaggtacattaataagtcccccctctctatctacactatcttccacctctatttatttatttttttaagagccgaggcaagtgctctatatcacccaaagtgcaaacgtgtcactaaaaaaaaacgtgcacaaaggatgcggtcaaTCACTAAgctcttctccaacaggagagaggccccccaacaaacctaccctttacctccgggccaaaaggcacctgcaaggatccaggttcgatgcccctttttgccgaagctactaagggaccgaaaatgctcctggcttcaactaggcgttaaccaaggtatcagccaaggagccgtatactgatggcctCTTGatcgaagccaagatgcccaggggttgcagggaggtgaggaacctaatggccactcacacctcccctagaccgccaggagggacatccataagggctaccgcatcctgacaatcctgtgtacaaagaaaaacacgaaaagtggcacagtgacatacaaaaaaaaaataaaaataagtgaatgtgtgcagatatactgcccggtcatccggccggatctataaaaatttccccgatcctcagaaggccgggataccaagggtgagtgccaaaggtgaagagtaatggtgcagtgctttcactcagttAGTTATAACagccagtgagtttcggcacctcagggtcaccactccccgaggcacagatgtacctcggctctacacccctctacctcatggcgaAACCccgagggaacaggtcacatcaggacagCCGTTGAGCTGGTTACGTGGCACAGCGCCCCCCTCCcctttgaggtgcagcccgtccctacggtagagccggtatctgacagcgaagtcagcccagttctccatgaacccaaacccttccttcctacaccagcttctgagccccttgtttacctccctgatctcccgctgcctctctggtgcggctcgtggtactggtaatatttcagatattaccttggaggtccttgccttaagcttgtggcctaagtccatgaaatcatttttaaggacactccacctacctcttactttgtcattgatgccaatatgtaccatgactgctgggtcctctccagccccgcccaacaacctgtcaacccgatccgtgatgtgccgaactcgagcgccaggaagacaacacactgtttggggatcccagtctttgtgacagatcacactgtctgtccccctaataatttagtcccccccactaccagtacctgtctgtgtCTTATATGACATGGTTTGGTCCCTGTGTCTTATATGACATGGTTTGGTCCCTGTGTCTTATATGACATGGTTTGGTCCCTGTGTCTTATATGACATGGTTTGGTCCCTGTGTCTTATATGACATGGTTTGGTCCCTGTGTCTTATATGACATGGTTTGGTCCCTGTGTCTTATATGACATGGTTTGGTCCCTGTGTCTTATATGACATGGTTTGGTCCCTGTGTCTTATATGACATGGTTTGGTCCCTGTGTCTTATATGACATGGTTTGGTCCCTGTGTCTTATATGACATGGTTTGGTCCCTGTGTCTTATATGACATGGTTTGGTCCCTGTGTCTTATATGACATGGTTTGGTCCCTGTGTCTTATATGACATGGTTTGGTCCCTGTGTCTTATATGACATGGTTTGGTCCCTGTGTCCTTATATGACATGGTTTTGGTCCCTGTGTCTTATATGACATGGTTTGGGTAGTTGGGTCTTATATGAAATGGTTTGGTCCTCCACTTTAGTTAGGTGTCACTGTGGTGGCAGCTCAGTCATACATGGTACTGTAGCTGGTGGTCTGGTCTTGTACTATTGTACAGAGGTGGTTGCATGGTGTTATACAGAGGAGCACCACCACCATCACTCACCAGTGTTCTGGGCCGATAATATTTACTGCAATTACATAAACTGCATCAGTCTTACCAGTTTCCTGTCCACCCTCAGTTCATCAACCCTCATGGGTCTATTCCCCCCATCATAGACTGGTCTATTCCCCCCATCATAGACTGGTCTATTCCCCCCATCATACACTGGTCTATTCCCCCCATCATACACTGGTCTAttcctcccatcatacactggtctattcctcccatcatacactggtCTATTCCCCCCCATCATAGACTGGTCTATTCCCCCCAATCATACACTGGTCTATTCTCCCCAATCATACACTGGTCTATTCCCCCCACATACACTGGTCTATTCCCCCCCATCATACACTGGTCTAttcctcccatcatacactggtCTATtccccccccatcatacactgGTCTATTCCCCCCCATCATACACTGGTCCTATTCCTCCCCATCATACACTGGTCTATtccctcccatcatacactggtCTATTCCCCCGAATCATACACTGGTCTATTCCACCCCATCATAGACTGGTCTATTCCCCCCCATCATACACTGGTCTATTCCCCCCAATCATACACTGGTCTATTCCCCCATCATACACGGGTCTATTCCCCCAATCATACACGGGTCTATTCCCCCCCAATCATACACTGGTCTATTCCCCCCATCATAGACTGGTCTATTCCCCCCCATCATACACTGGTCTATTCCCCCCATCATAGACTGGTCTATTCCCCCCATCATAGACTGGTCTATTCCCCCCATCATACACTGGTCTATTCCCCCCATCATACACTGGTCTATTCCCCCCATCATACACTGGTCTATTCCCCCCATCATACACTGGTCTATTCCCCCAATCATACACTGGTCTATTCCCCCCAATCATACACTGGTCTATTCCCCCCCAATCATACACTGGTCTATTCCCCCAATCATACACTGGTCTATTCCCCCAAATCATACACTGGTCTATTCCCGCCAATCATACACTGGTCTATTCCCCCCAATCATACACTACACTGGTCTATTCCCCCCAATCATACACTGGTCTATTCCCCCCAATCATACACTGGTCTATTCCCGCCAATCATACACTGGTCTATTCCCCCCAATCATACACTGGTCTATTCCCATCATACAAGTATAAGACGCAGTTCACACCTTTCTATTGTGGACTTCCAGTAACATCCTCCATGTCTTATCCAGGTCTGTACAAAGGAAACTGCTTCAGGATCAATCACTTTCCAGAGGACAACGACTACGACCATGACAGCTCCGAATATTTGCTGCGTAAGTACCGCCCggctattatatcagtgatatcatacagggggcggggctgtgatcacatgtcattatattattattatattatatcagtgatgtcatacaggaggcaggggtgtgatcacatgtcattatattattattatattatatcagtgatgtcatacaggaggcggggctgtgatcacatgtcgttatattactattatattatatcagtgatgtcatacagggggcggggctgtgatcacgtcattataatactattatataatatcagtgatgtcatacagggggcggggctgtgatcacatgtcattatattactattatattatatcagtgatgtcatagagggggcggggctgtgatcacatgtcattatattactattatattatatcagtgatgtcatataggaggcagggctgtgatcacatgtcattatattactattatattatatcagtgatatacaggaggcggggctgtgatcacatgtcattatattattattatattatatcagtgatgtcatacaggaggcggggctgtgatcacgtcattatattactattatattatatcagtgatgtcatgcagggggcggggctgtgatcacatgtcattatattactattatattatatcagtgatgtcatacagggggcggggctgtcatcacatgtcattatatttctATGatgttatatcagtgatgtcatgcagggggcggggctgtgatcccaTGTCATTATATTTCACTAAATTCCGGTTATACATTCACGTCATGAATTAACCCTATGTGGTGTGGTTTCGGAATCTCATATGCAATGGATTTCTATTGTTGTTGGAGAAGATTGTGACGGGTTTGTTCTGTTGCATTTGGAATTGTGAATCGTCCCTTGTTTGGTTGCGGCTCTGACATCTACCATTCCTCTATGGACCACACCCCTTCCCCACAGATGGTCCCCCATGATTTCTTGATTATATTGTACCTGTTCCAGACACAGCGCCCCCCTTTGGTGTCCCAGGTTCAGTCTGGGCGGCCTCCATTTTGGACACAGTGGTGGCTGTAGCTGAGACCTCATAGATGATAGAAAAACCATTGTCTAGAAGTGTAGGGACCCCGTCTGCTCTgactgttcctatatacacaaTATTCTACATCATTTAGTGCCCCCCCTCCAGAGATCTCCTGCTACACATGAAATGAACATAAAAAACATGAAAGGCTTACTGGCTGTCAGGAAAAAGAAAGTagtcaccacccccccccccccccccccgcctaatTACTTTCCCCCGCAGACAGGAAGCAGCACAAAAGGAAGGAAACAGCAGCGCAGCAatgaaggggttacactaagcactgaactgctgctgattGAAAGACAAGGCAGCAGACTTCATGGGGGGCAGCAGACTACAGGGGGCAGCAGACTACATAAGAGGCAGCAGACTACATGGGGGGGCAGCTTTACAGACCTGGCCCCTTGTACCCCACCATTTACACTCACATCAACCTGATTGTTCTCAACATTGGCCTTCGTCTCCCATCTACCTGCTCATCAGCCCCTCTGCGCCCTCCGGAGCTCCTCTTCTCTCTTTTATTCTGTCCCTGTCCCCCAGGGCCATGCAGTCCCCCCCAGTACAGACTCCAGGGCCTCCATATAGCACTCAGTGGGTCTGATTGTTAcaaggagctgacactctacccCCTCCGGGATGCGGCGGCCATCCTTGCCGTGTACATTTTCCGCCCTGGTGATCGGCGCTCCTCATAGATTGAAGCTGATGTTACGTGACGGCCCCAGAGCCGTAACCCTCGAATCACTGAATCCCTGCCGGGCGCCTGTCACTCTCAGTCAGGGGGTGATGAGCAATTACAGCGCACTGGGCTGCGCAGCCGCAGTGTTTACTTGTGTCCATACAGATTAACCCCCATGTAAAGTAATGCACGCAGTTGTTCAGATGCTGTGATGTCTTCTGTATATATACTAACCATGATGGGGGCCCAGTCCCGTCCCTGCAGCTACGACCCCTAATACTCTCCCCATTACATCCCCCACAGGTATTGTTCGCGCCTCCAGTGTCTTCCCAATCATCAGCACCATCTTACTGCTTCTGGGAGGACTGTGTGTTGGGGCAGGACGCATCTATAACCGGAGGAATAACATCATCCTGAGCGCCGGAATACTCTTCGTGGCAGCCGGTGAGTACCATTATATTCTGTACCACGTGACCTAGTTGGCAGATAAGTTTTATGCTCTCATTGCAGTTGTTGAGCCCTGGAGAGCCTCCGCCATGGAGCACCGATCTCTCTTACTTCCTACATATCATGTTTGCCAGCACGCTAGAAGAAGAAAACTTGCCACTCAAGGTAGGTGAAATATAGGTGAATTTTTATTGCTAATAACAATTTACTTATATTTCACCTACCTTGAGTGCCAAGTTTTCTTCTTCTATCTTGACAAGACGGTTTGGGAACCTACTTGTGCACCAAGAAATTGGATAGTGTCATATTTCTCTCTTTGTATGTTTGCCAGCACTACACATACCTGAACTTTCTTTCCTTATCAATCACAGCCCAGCACCCAgtcctctctgctatgccatgacatagtgggGGAAAGGGGGAGGATTTCTACAGTGCACTACTATAGCGGTTATGGGGAAAAAGGGGTTACTGATAGGTTTGCAAGGTGATATGTGAGCAGGAAGGGAAAGAAActacagcagcacagcaaggaaagtgttaaactaagcactgaactgctgctgattACGATGATttatagtgtttcccaagcagggagcctcaagtttttgcaaaactacaaatcccagcatgcccaacaggCTTCTACTGTCAGagcttgcttggagttgtagttttgaaatagctggaggccaCATGATTGGAGCTCCCAGTTTTAGAAGCTCCGCTCATTGCTCTCACctccacccaaaattgcatttaaTAGGGTACAGCTATAGTCAGGGACCCCCACTCATCTACATGGTCTCCTGGAGTCTGAAATAGTCCAAACCACCTCCAGTTGCAGAACCTGTTACAGTCCTACCCCCAATGCTTTAAACTGCAGCTCCGCTCAATTTTTTATCCTCTCTTCACAGGTCTAAGCAACATCATTGGGATCATCGTCTATATATCCAGCAATGCCGGGGACCCAAGTGACAAAAAGGATGAGGATAAGAAGAACCTCTACAGCTACGGGTGGTCCTTCTATTTTGGGGCGCTGTCCCTTTATCGTAGCAGAATCCATAGGGGTCCTGGCCGTAAATATCTATATAGAACGGAACAAAGAGATCAGATTTAAGTCCAAGAGGGAATTCATCCGGAGCTCCATTTCCCCGTATGCCAGGATGCCAAGCTACAGGTATCGGAGGAGACGCTCCCGCTCCAGCTCTAGGTCTACTGAGGCGTCTCCGTCCCGGGAAGTGTCTCCAGCCACCATCAAATATGCCAGCACCATCCCCATGGCGGACATATCAATGTACACTCTTACCAGGGAACCCCTGAAGATCACCACAGCGGCTAGCTTTAACCCGGATCAGGACGCTAACTTCATGCAGGTCCACAACTGCTTCCAGAAAGAACTGAAGGAAGGGCTGCAGATCAGCATGGTCAACCGGAGGACCACCCCAGTGTGACCATGGATATAACctgtgggttgggggggggggggggtgagaggatAGCCATGGTGGGTGGGCCATGAGGCAGCTATAcatggatgatgacagagggagaTTGGATTTCACATACATGATGTACGAAGTGGCACAACCATGGGGTAGACAATCGCCCCACACTGTGTAACAttctacctccccccccccccccccccccccaactataccGTATTGCACTTGGGTCAGATGTAAGCAGGGAAGGTCCAGGAGGAGCAAAAGCCTGTGGAAATTTCCTATGGTACccagaaaaaaggaaaagaaatctCAAAAGGAAAAAGTGGTGCCACCATGGGGTAGAGGATCAGACCACACCTCTTCTGTGTAACATTTCCCCCTAACTATACATTATTGCACTTGGTTTTTTAGGTCATATATAGGCAGGGAAAGTCCAGGAGGAGCAAAAACGGTCAGAAGTTTCctaacatttccaaaagaataaaGCGTTTGTATCGAGAACCCCAAAATTACATGGAAAATAATGGTCCATGTTATCCAGGAAAGGATAGCCATGGTGGGTGGAGCATGAAtccattatatgtacatgattatACAATACaccatatatcttctgtataaagCAAAGGGGAAAAAGTGGCACCGCGATGGGATAAACGATCGCCCCACACCTCTTCTGTGTAACGGTTTACCCTTTCCCCCCCCACACCAGGCCAGGTATAGGCAGGGAAGGTCCAGGAGGAACAAGAACAGGTGAAAATTTTCTAAATCCCCCTAaatcaggcataggcaaccttgggcactgcagatgttttggactacatgtcccatgatgctttggaagcattttggctgtaaaagCATCATGGAAGATGTAGTCCACAACATCTGCAGTGTCGAAGGTTGCCCATGCCTGCCCTAAATTGTTCTGCTAAATGAGTGATTTGTAACGAAAAACCCCAAAAACTTCAGGTCAGATATGGAGAATTTATTTATGTCTTAAAGGCCTTTTATTATTATTGGATGAGCGTCTGGTGAGACACTGGAAGTCTGGCAAGAAGGTGGCACCGACCCTCCACGTTGCGTACAAAACTGTTGTAGGGGCAAAATGTCTACAGGAAAGGGTGTGAATAGTTTTGCAGCCGTGTTTTTTTATCCTGTACAGGTCACGTTAGATGGTCACATGATCCACTAGAATCAACGATAATGCAGATGGAGAGACACAGCTTTGAACGGGAGCTGCATGCACACAACGAGAGATCACTTCATTTCAGCTAAATGTGAacttaagtattcataccccttcaAGTCATCTTCATTCTTCATGATTGGAGAACAGACCACTATTGATGCTTTACCTGCAGCCTCCAGACCCTGGTATTCAGGATTACAGAACCATTGCAAAGTGTCACCACGACTATCAGTGTCACCCTAAAATAAGCCCCTCACCTGGTAGGGCTCTCATGGGCATGACTGACATGTTGGCCGTGACCCTACAAGGTTGGAGGAACTACCCGTATGGTTAACTAATACTTCAATAGGTATCAGGCCGGGGGTTTTATAGTGGTCCGGCGTCCCGtccatgccttaaaggggtactcatccccaaaacttcttatcccctatccaaaggataggggataagatgtctgattgcaggggtcccaccactgggaccccctgcgctctccgtgcagcacctggcgttatAAACAATGGGGTTTTATTTACTAACGtcatcccgactcttttttgtcgtgtttcgcgcccaaattgtgtcgcacgtcccttgcaacacaatttgcgaccaaaaaaaaaaaaaaaaaatcctccattttacaagaaaaatcctaaagggggggcgtggccgtggtcccgacaaaaggggtgtggccccgccagttttgaaaaatcccaacatatttactaaggtttccacagaaaatgtggtggatttaagctgaggagaaccggacagatcagaacaggtgtaaaaaaaagcaaaacgtagggaaaagtgcaaaatgtagggaaaccttagtaaataccgtggaaaatacctgtcgggaatcaaaacccacaaagaaacctacacaacactcttagtaaataaaccccaatatgtttaaaatgatgGGTTCTtgcagcgggggtcgtgatgtcacaccacgccccctccattcatgtctatgggagggggcgtgacggccagatTTTGGATCCTCACCACCCAACCAACTCCAGGGTCTCCATCATCAGTGTTAGCCAGATGATGGGTTTGGACCAACAATGAGAAGTTTTGCTTGTGAAACTCAGgaaccccaccaccaccaccctagGTCATGTGATACTTTGTAGCCTCCATTTGGTAGATACGTCCTACACTGTGATTTTCTAAAAACTTAGTGAAACGATTAAAAGTGGCTGTGAAACCCCAGAAGTGTCCTCCATGATGTTCTAGATCTATGGGACACCCCAGACGTGTCCAGCATGATGTCCTAGATCTATAGGACACCCCAGACGTGTCCAGAATGATGCCCTAGATCTATAGGACACCCCAGACGTGTCCTCCATGATGTTCTAGATCTATGGGACACCCCAGACGTGTCCAGCATGATGTCCTAGATCTATAGGACACCCCAGACGTGTCCAGAATGATGTCCTAGATCTATAGGACACCCCAGAAGTGTCCTCCATGATGTCCTAGATCTATAGGACACCCCAGACGTGTCCAGAATGATGTCCTAGATCTATAGGACACCCCAGACGTGTCCAGAATGATGTCCTAGATCTATAGGACACCCAGACATGTCCAGAATGATGTCCTAGATCTATAGGACACCCCAGAATTGTCCTCCATGATGTCCTAGATGTATATGACACCCCAGAAGTGTCCTCCATGATGTCCTAGATCCATAGAACACCCCAGAAGTGTCCTCCATAATGTCCTAGATGTATAGGATACCCAAGAAGTGTCATCCATGATGTCCTATATCCACAGGACACCCCAGAAGTGTTTTCCATGATGTCATACATCCATAGAACATCCAAGAAGTGTCATCTATGATGTCCTAGATCTATAGGACACCCAGACGTGTCCAGAATGATGTTCTAGATCTATAGGACACCCCAGAAGTGTCCTCCATGATGTCCTATATCCACAGGACACCCCAGAAGTGTCCTCCATGATGTCCTATATCCATAGGACACCCCAGAAGTGTCCTCCATGATGTCCTAGATCCATAGGACACCCCAGAAGTGTCCTCCATAATGTCCTACATCCATAGGACACCCCAGAAGTGTCCTCCATGATGTCCTTGATCCATAGGACACCCCAGAAGTGTCCTCCATAATGTCCTTGATCTATATGACACCCCAGAAGTGTCCTCCATGATGTCCTAGACCCATAGGACACCCCAGAAGTGTCCTCCGTGATGTCCTAGATCCATATGACACCCCAGAAGTGTCCTCCATGATGTCCTAGATCCATATGACACCCCAGAAGTGTCCTCAATGATGTCCTAGATCCATATGACACCCCAGAAGTGTCCTCCATAATGTCCTTGATCCATATGACACCCCAGAAGTGTCCTCCATGATGTCCTAGATCCATAGAATACCCAGGAAGTGTCCTCCATGATGTCCTTTATCTATATGACACCCCAGAAGTGTCCTCCATGATGTCCTAGATCCATAGGACACCCCAGAAGTGTCCTCCATAATGTCCTTGATCTATATGACACCCCAGAAGTGTCCTCCATAATGTCCTTGATCTCTATGACACCCCAGAAGTGTCCTCCATGATGTCCTAGACCCATAGGACACCCCAGAAGTGTCCTCCATGATGTCCTAGATCCATGACACCCCAGAAGTGTCCTCAATGATGTCCTAGATCCATATGACACCCCAGAAGTGTCCTCCATAATGTCCTTGATCCATATGACACCCCAGAAGTGTCCTCCATGATGTCCTAGATCCATAGGACACCCCAGAAGTGTCCTCCATGATGTCCTAGATCCATATGACACCCCAGAAGTGTCCTCCATAATGTCCTAGATCCATAGGACACCCCAGAAGTGTCCTCCATGATGTCCT belongs to Hyla sarda isolate aHylSar1 chromosome 13, aHylSar1.hap1, whole genome shotgun sequence and includes:
- the CACNG4 gene encoding LOW QUALITY PROTEIN: voltage-dependent calcium channel gamma-4 subunit (The sequence of the model RefSeq protein was modified relative to this genomic sequence to represent the inferred CDS: deleted 1 base in 1 codon) → SGTLASSGTLGASEAAANSSLTNSRAGLYKGNCFRINHFPEDNDYDHDSSEYLLRIVRASSVFPIISTILLLLGGLCVGAGRIYNRRNNIILSAGILFVAAGLSNIIGIIVYISSNAGDPSDKKDEDKKNLYSYGWSFYFGALSFIVAESIGVLAVNIYIERNKEIRFKSKREFIRSSISPYARMPSYRYRRRRSRSSSRSTEASPSREVSPATIKYASTIPMADISMYTLTREPLKITTAASFNPDQDANFMQVHNCFQKELKEGLQISMVNRRTTPV